A window of Streptomyces armeniacus contains these coding sequences:
- the nirB gene encoding nitrite reductase large subunit NirB: MPSPAGAAPTIVLVGHGMVGQRFLEALASRGVTGRARVVVLCEESRPAYDRVRLTSYFSGTTPGELSLSDDGFMARHGIELYVGDPAVSVDRAARAVTSRTGRTFTYDTLVLATGSYPFVPPVPGKDSEGCFVYRTVDDLLAIEAYARTARTGVVVGGGLLGLEAAGALQGLGLDTHVVEFSPRLMALQVDEGGGAALRRRIESMDITVHTGVGGEEITADERGAVRALRLSDGSEVETDLVIFSAGVRPRDGLARDAGLETGERGGVVVDEQCRTGDPDVYAIGECARAADGLVYGLVAPGYEMAETAAGALAAEPAYSATAPAPEAPVSAAAAAPAFTGADTSTKLKLLGVDVASFGDAHGAADGALDVVYADSRAGVYKKLVVAPDGTLLGGVLVGDAEAYGTLRALTGSKPPAPPESLVLPAGAGAPAALGPSALPDEAVICNCHNVDKGAVRAAVSEHGCTDLPAVKKCTKAGTGCGSCVKVLGQLVDAELEAGGIEVDKGLCGCFAYTRAELYEIVRTLRLTTFAGLLDSHGREEARHGDGCEICKPAVASVIASLAPAIGAGGHVLDGEQAALQDTNDHFLANLQRNGSYSIVPRVPGGEITPAKLIVIGEVARDFGLYTKITGGQRIDLFGARVDQLPAIWARLVDAGFESGHAYGKALRTVKSCVGQTWCRYGVQDSVRMAIDLELRYRGLRAPHKLKSAVSGCARECAEAMGKDFGVLATASGWNLYVGGNGGATPRHADLLAQDLSDAELVRLIDRFLMFYIRTADRLERTSAWLERIEGGLEHVRDVVVHDSLGICAELESLLAAHVAGYRDEWAETLADPERLRRFVSFVNAPGAPDPSVRFVEEREQIKPDLTILSGPDLPVRTLEGTTAR; this comes from the coding sequence ATGCCCTCCCCCGCCGGCGCCGCGCCAACGATCGTGCTGGTCGGCCACGGCATGGTCGGCCAGCGCTTCCTCGAGGCCCTCGCCTCCCGCGGGGTCACCGGGCGGGCGCGCGTGGTGGTGCTGTGCGAGGAGTCGCGGCCGGCGTACGACAGGGTGCGGCTCACCTCGTACTTCTCCGGTACGACACCCGGCGAACTGTCCCTCTCCGACGACGGTTTCATGGCGCGGCACGGAATCGAGCTGTACGTCGGCGACCCGGCCGTCTCCGTCGACCGCGCCGCGCGCGCGGTGACGTCCCGGACGGGGCGCACTTTCACGTACGACACGCTAGTGCTGGCCACCGGCTCGTACCCGTTCGTGCCGCCCGTTCCGGGCAAGGACAGCGAGGGCTGCTTCGTCTACCGCACGGTGGACGATCTGCTCGCCATCGAGGCGTACGCGCGGACGGCGCGCACGGGCGTCGTCGTCGGCGGCGGGCTGCTCGGGCTGGAGGCGGCGGGCGCGCTGCAGGGGCTGGGGCTGGACACGCACGTCGTGGAGTTCAGCCCGCGGCTGATGGCGCTCCAGGTGGACGAGGGCGGCGGCGCGGCGCTGCGGCGCCGTATCGAGTCGATGGACATCACGGTGCACACGGGCGTCGGCGGCGAGGAGATCACCGCGGACGAGCGGGGCGCGGTGCGGGCGCTGCGGCTGTCGGACGGTTCGGAGGTGGAGACGGACCTGGTGATCTTCTCGGCGGGCGTACGGCCGCGGGACGGGCTCGCGCGGGACGCGGGCCTGGAGACGGGCGAGCGCGGCGGCGTCGTCGTGGACGAGCAGTGCCGTACGGGCGACCCGGACGTGTACGCCATCGGCGAGTGCGCGCGGGCGGCGGACGGCCTGGTCTACGGGCTCGTCGCGCCCGGCTACGAGATGGCCGAGACCGCCGCCGGCGCCCTCGCCGCGGAGCCCGCGTACAGCGCCACCGCCCCCGCCCCCGAAGCACCCGTGTCAGCGGCAGCCGCCGCGCCCGCCTTCACCGGCGCCGACACCTCCACCAAGCTGAAGCTCCTCGGCGTCGACGTCGCCTCCTTCGGCGACGCGCACGGCGCAGCCGACGGCGCACTCGACGTCGTGTACGCGGACTCCCGCGCGGGCGTGTACAAGAAGCTCGTCGTCGCCCCCGACGGCACCCTCCTCGGCGGTGTCCTCGTCGGCGACGCGGAGGCGTACGGCACCCTGCGCGCGCTCACCGGCTCGAAGCCGCCCGCGCCGCCCGAGTCGCTGGTCCTGCCCGCCGGCGCGGGCGCGCCCGCCGCGCTCGGCCCGTCGGCGCTCCCCGACGAGGCGGTGATCTGCAACTGCCACAACGTCGACAAGGGCGCCGTCCGCGCCGCCGTCAGCGAGCACGGGTGCACCGATCTGCCCGCCGTGAAGAAGTGCACCAAGGCGGGCACCGGCTGCGGGAGTTGCGTGAAGGTGCTGGGGCAGCTCGTCGACGCCGAGCTGGAGGCGGGCGGCATCGAGGTCGACAAGGGGCTGTGCGGCTGCTTCGCGTACACGCGTGCCGAGCTGTACGAGATCGTCCGTACGCTCCGCCTGACCACCTTCGCCGGGCTCCTCGACTCACACGGCCGCGAGGAGGCACGGCACGGCGACGGCTGCGAGATCTGCAAGCCCGCCGTCGCCTCCGTGATCGCCTCGCTCGCCCCGGCCATCGGCGCCGGCGGACACGTGCTGGACGGCGAACAGGCCGCCCTCCAGGACACCAACGACCACTTCCTCGCCAACCTGCAGCGGAACGGCTCGTACTCCATCGTGCCGCGCGTGCCCGGCGGCGAGATCACGCCGGCGAAGCTGATCGTCATCGGCGAGGTGGCCCGTGACTTCGGGCTCTACACGAAGATCACCGGCGGCCAGCGCATCGACCTGTTCGGCGCCCGCGTGGACCAGCTGCCGGCGATCTGGGCGCGGCTGGTGGACGCGGGCTTCGAGTCGGGGCACGCGTACGGCAAGGCGCTGCGCACCGTGAAGTCGTGCGTCGGGCAGACGTGGTGCCGCTACGGCGTGCAGGACAGCGTACGGATGGCCATCGACCTGGAGCTGCGCTACCGCGGCCTGCGCGCCCCGCACAAGCTGAAGTCCGCGGTGTCGGGCTGCGCGCGGGAGTGCGCGGAGGCCATGGGCAAGGACTTCGGGGTTCTCGCCACGGCGAGCGGCTGGAACCTGTACGTGGGCGGCAACGGCGGCGCCACCCCGCGGCACGCGGACCTGCTCGCGCAGGACCTGTCGGACGCGGAGCTGGTGCGGCTGATCGACCGGTTCCTGATGTTCTACATCCGCACCGCCGACCGCCTCGAGCGCACCTCCGCCTGGCTGGAGCGGATCGAGGGCGGGCTGGAGCACGTACGGGACGTGGTGGTGCACGACTCGCTGGGGATCTGCGCCGAACTGGAGTCGCTGCTGGCGGCGCACGTCGCCGGGTACCGCGACGAGTGGGCCGAGACGCTGGCCGATCCGGAGCGGCTGCGGCGCTTCGTGTCGTTCGTGAACGCGCCCGGCGCGCCCGATCCGTCGGTGCGGTTCGTGGAGGAACGCGAACAGATAAAGCCCGATCTGACCATTTTGTCCGGACCGGACCTTCCCGTCCGCACCCTCGAAGGGACCACCGCCCGATGA
- the nirD gene encoding nitrite reductase small subunit NirD encodes MTPTTTAAAPAPAVAPAPAAPAAPAAPPVVRLRVRAGGHWHAVCDDAELTAGRGVAALLPGGSQVALFKDRAGRTYAIGNRDPFTGAYVLSRGLLGSADGRPFVASPLLKQRFDLATGRCLDDDSVSVPSYPVEADPPAA; translated from the coding sequence ATGACGCCCACGACCACCGCCGCCGCGCCTGCCCCAGCCGTCGCTCCCGCTCCTGCCGCTCCTGCCGCTCCTGCCGCTCCTCCCGTCGTACGTCTCCGGGTGCGGGCCGGCGGGCACTGGCACGCCGTCTGCGACGACGCCGAGCTCACCGCGGGACGCGGTGTCGCGGCGCTGCTGCCCGGCGGCAGCCAGGTCGCGCTGTTCAAGGACCGCGCGGGCCGCACGTACGCGATCGGCAACCGCGACCCGTTCACCGGCGCGTACGTCCTCTCCCGCGGCCTGCTGGGCTCCGCGGACGGCCGCCCGTTCGTCGCGTCGCCGCTGCTCAAGCAGCGCTTCGACCTGGCCACCGGGCGCTGTCTGGACGACGACTCGGTGTCCGTGCCGTCCTACCCGGTCGAGGCCGACCCGCCCGCCGCCTGA
- a CDS encoding D-Ala-D-Ala carboxypeptidase family metallohydrolase produces the protein MKRRIARLLLSIVMITGGLFAGSLAVAGPAQADGCYSWGRTLSEGSSGEDVRQLQIRVSGYPGSGSVLAIDGEYGPATKAAVTRFQRAYGLAADGVAGQNTFGKIYALQDNDCTPIHFTYSELNGCNSSWSGGAVSAAQAKANALRSMWKLEAMRHALGDKPIRVTSGFRSHACNDAVGGASNSRHLYGDGVDLGAGSHSLCTMAKQARNHGFRGILGPGYPGHNDHTHVDHRSSRYWSAPSCGI, from the coding sequence ATGAAGAGACGCATAGCCCGACTCCTCCTCTCCATTGTCATGATCACAGGCGGTCTGTTCGCCGGGTCCCTCGCCGTCGCCGGGCCCGCGCAGGCCGACGGGTGCTACAGCTGGGGCCGTACCCTCTCCGAGGGCAGCTCCGGCGAGGACGTCAGGCAGTTGCAGATACGGGTGTCGGGCTACCCCGGCTCCGGCAGTGTGCTGGCCATCGACGGCGAGTACGGTCCCGCCACCAAGGCCGCGGTGACCCGCTTCCAGCGGGCGTACGGGCTGGCGGCCGACGGTGTCGCCGGGCAGAACACGTTCGGGAAGATCTACGCGTTGCAGGACAACGACTGCACGCCCATCCACTTCACCTACTCCGAGCTGAACGGCTGCAACAGCAGCTGGTCCGGCGGCGCCGTGTCGGCCGCGCAGGCCAAGGCGAACGCGCTGCGCTCGATGTGGAAGCTCGAGGCCATGCGGCACGCGCTCGGCGACAAGCCGATCCGGGTCACCAGCGGCTTCCGTTCGCACGCGTGCAACGACGCGGTCGGCGGCGCGTCCAACAGCCGTCATCTGTACGGCGACGGCGTGGACTTGGGCGCCGGCTCGCACTCGCTGTGCACGATGGCCAAGCAGGCCCGGAACCACGGCTTCCGTGGCATCCTCGGCCCCGGCTACCCCGGGCACAACGACCACACGCATGTGGACCACCGCTCGTCGCGCTACTGGTCCGCCCCCTCCTGCGGCATCTGA
- a CDS encoding S1C family serine protease yields the protein MSTENEGPAVTPAAGPHPTQGDATPGPTPDDHPSSSPESSAAASQEDGDFALAEPASGGGGDRDRDPDPYAGRDAHEAVASAFGGPRDGVRDEPRDAVRDAPPPPASAGGAEDTAVLPPVGHAAAGAAPPPGGEAPTANLPRVDAGSGGAAAGTGSGGGTGAGDHATTGLRRVDPEPPPAPHQPPPAASGMADTPTATAAEPPEGRQWGTGGGYSGAGAPPPPPGGGYGGPGDGGAGHGGQAGHGAGPGGPQNPQNPWNAPPPPPPGGGRRRGPGALIAAVIVAALVAGGIGGGIGFWAADDDSSGSTTVSSDADAGSKALNRSPKSVAGIADKALPSVVTIETAGGQGATGTGFVFDEQGHILTNNHVVAGAAGGGGGKLTATFSDGKSYDAEVVGNAKGYDIAVIKLKDAGDRELAPLPLGNSEKMKVGDATIAIGAPFGLSGTVTTGIVSAQDRPVASSDGQGADASYMNALQTDASINPGNSGGPLLNASGAVIGVNSAIRGSDGGMGQGQSGSIGLGFAIPVNQAKRVATQLIDTGVPVYPVIGVRVGMGEKAGGATIIDEGTSGAEPVTKGGPADKAGLKPGDTITKFNDRAIDSGPTLIATIWAHKPGETVKVTYERDGKEQTADLTLGSQKGDD from the coding sequence GTGAGCACCGAGAACGAGGGCCCGGCCGTCACGCCTGCGGCGGGTCCTCACCCCACACAGGGAGACGCGACGCCCGGTCCCACTCCGGACGATCACCCGTCGTCGTCGCCGGAGAGCTCGGCAGCCGCGTCGCAGGAAGACGGTGACTTCGCGCTGGCCGAACCGGCGTCGGGCGGTGGCGGGGACCGCGACCGCGACCCCGACCCGTACGCGGGGCGGGACGCGCACGAGGCGGTCGCGTCGGCATTCGGCGGGCCGCGCGACGGCGTACGGGACGAGCCGCGTGACGCCGTACGGGACGCACCGCCGCCGCCCGCGTCGGCCGGCGGGGCCGAGGACACCGCCGTGCTGCCGCCGGTCGGCCACGCCGCCGCGGGCGCCGCACCGCCGCCGGGCGGCGAGGCGCCGACCGCGAACCTGCCGCGCGTCGACGCGGGTTCCGGCGGAGCCGCGGCGGGCACGGGCTCCGGCGGGGGCACCGGTGCGGGCGACCACGCCACGACCGGGCTGCGGCGCGTCGACCCGGAGCCGCCGCCCGCACCGCACCAGCCGCCGCCCGCCGCGAGCGGCATGGCCGACACGCCCACGGCGACCGCGGCCGAACCTCCCGAGGGCCGCCAGTGGGGCACCGGCGGCGGCTACTCCGGCGCGGGTGCGCCGCCGCCCCCGCCCGGCGGCGGTTACGGCGGTCCTGGCGACGGCGGTGCCGGGCACGGCGGCCAGGCCGGACACGGCGCGGGCCCCGGCGGCCCGCAGAACCCGCAGAACCCGTGGAACGCGCCGCCCCCACCGCCCCCCGGCGGCGGCCGCCGTCGCGGGCCCGGCGCGCTGATCGCCGCCGTCATCGTGGCGGCCCTCGTCGCGGGTGGCATCGGCGGCGGTATCGGCTTCTGGGCGGCGGACGACGACTCGTCCGGTTCCACCACCGTCTCGTCGGACGCCGACGCCGGCTCCAAGGCGCTCAACCGCTCCCCCAAGTCGGTCGCGGGCATCGCGGACAAGGCGCTGCCCAGCGTCGTGACGATCGAGACCGCTGGCGGCCAGGGCGCCACCGGCACCGGCTTCGTCTTCGACGAGCAGGGCCACATCCTGACCAACAACCACGTGGTCGCAGGCGCCGCCGGCGGCGGTGGCGGCAAGCTGACCGCCACCTTCTCCGACGGCAAGTCGTACGACGCGGAGGTCGTCGGCAACGCCAAGGGCTACGACATCGCGGTCATCAAGCTCAAGGACGCGGGCGACCGCGAGCTGGCCCCGCTGCCCCTGGGCAACTCCGAGAAGATGAAGGTGGGCGACGCGACCATCGCGATCGGCGCGCCGTTCGGCCTGTCCGGCACCGTCACCACCGGCATCGTCAGCGCGCAGGACCGCCCGGTCGCGTCCAGCGACGGACAGGGCGCGGACGCCTCGTACATGAACGCCCTGCAGACCGACGCCTCCATCAACCCCGGCAACTCCGGCGGCCCGCTGCTCAACGCCTCCGGCGCCGTCATCGGCGTCAACTCCGCGATCCGCGGCAGCGACGGCGGCATGGGCCAGGGCCAGTCCGGCAGCATCGGGCTGGGCTTCGCCATCCCGGTCAACCAGGCGAAGCGCGTCGCGACGCAGCTCATCGACACCGGCGTGCCGGTCTACCCGGTGATCGGCGTACGCGTGGGCATGGGCGAGAAGGCCGGCGGCGCCACCATCATCGACGAGGGCACCAGCGGCGCCGAACCGGTCACGAAGGGCGGCCCGGCCGACAAGGCGGGCCTGAAGCCCGGCGACACCATCACCAAGTTCAACGACCGTGCCATCGACAGCGGCCCGACCCTGATCGCGACGATCTGGGCGCACAAGCCGGGCGAGACGGTGAAGGTGACGTACGAGCGGGACGGCAAGGAGCAGACCGCCGACCTGACGCTCGGCTCCCAGAAGGGCGACGACTGA
- a CDS encoding glycerophosphodiester phosphodiesterase produces the protein MNRETRPGPQPLGARPPAGIAVVAHRGASGDVPEHTLAAYRKAIEDGADALECDVRLTADGHLVCVHDRRVNRTSNGRGAVSALELAELAELDFGSWKAGQGVQHGKDPYESPDSEDSERTSVLTLERLLQLVADAERPVGLAIETKHPTRWAGQVEERLLQLLDHYRLRTPVRIMSFSARSLHRVQAAAPQLPTVYLMQLLLPRLRDGRLPPDVRIAGPSIRILRAHPEYVERAHRAGHEVHVWTVDAPADVDLCARLGVDAVITNRPQRVREQLAAWRPGR, from the coding sequence GTGAACCGCGAGACCCGCCCCGGACCGCAGCCCCTCGGCGCCCGCCCGCCCGCGGGCATCGCCGTCGTGGCGCACCGCGGCGCCTCCGGTGACGTGCCCGAACACACCCTCGCCGCGTACCGCAAGGCCATCGAGGACGGCGCCGACGCGCTCGAGTGCGACGTACGGCTCACCGCCGACGGCCACCTCGTGTGCGTACACGACCGCCGCGTCAACCGCACCTCCAACGGCCGCGGCGCCGTCTCCGCGCTGGAACTCGCCGAGCTGGCGGAGCTCGACTTCGGCTCCTGGAAGGCGGGGCAGGGCGTGCAGCACGGCAAGGACCCGTACGAGTCGCCCGACAGCGAGGACTCCGAACGCACCTCCGTGCTCACACTGGAACGCCTGCTGCAGCTCGTCGCCGACGCCGAACGGCCGGTGGGGCTGGCGATCGAGACGAAGCACCCGACCCGTTGGGCGGGGCAGGTCGAGGAGCGGCTGCTGCAGCTGCTGGACCACTACCGGCTGCGCACACCCGTACGCATCATGAGCTTCTCCGCGCGCTCACTGCACCGCGTCCAGGCGGCGGCGCCGCAACTGCCCACCGTCTACCTGATGCAGCTCCTCCTGCCGCGGCTGCGGGACGGGCGGCTGCCGCCGGACGTACGGATCGCGGGGCCGAGCATCCGCATCCTGCGCGCGCATCCCGAGTACGTGGAACGCGCGCACCGCGCCGGGCACGAGGTGCACGTGTGGACGGTGGACGCGCCGGCGGACGTCGACCTGTGCGCGCGGCTCGGCGTGGACGCCGTGATCACCAACCGGCCGCAGCGCGTACGGGAGCAGCTGGCCGCCTGGCGGCCCGGGCGCTGA
- a CDS encoding ATP-binding protein — protein sequence MALVVAQEVPASSTMAVPHGPAGVGAARRRMREELLAGGAPDAIVDDAVLILSELLSNACRHARPLGPDDSEEFVRAAWHRDVTGELTISVTDGGGPTRPRASTPSVTARGGRGLAIITSLASDWGVDECGEADGSVASGGPGRRTVAGAHAGARRREGGDRTGTRSGGTTPNGSVQNGVQNGVRNGAAHNGATLNGSAPHAAQGGGFGHGAGAPEEPGVTVWAVLTPGERLGGAYAGLDLAELDEPA from the coding sequence GTGGCGTTGGTGGTGGCACAGGAGGTGCCTGCTTCGTCGACCATGGCCGTGCCCCATGGTCCGGCCGGCGTCGGTGCGGCACGCCGCAGGATGCGCGAGGAACTCCTCGCCGGCGGTGCGCCCGACGCGATCGTGGACGACGCCGTGCTCATCCTTTCCGAGCTGCTCAGCAACGCGTGCCGGCACGCGCGCCCGCTCGGCCCGGACGACTCCGAGGAGTTCGTACGGGCGGCGTGGCACCGCGACGTGACCGGCGAGTTGACGATTTCCGTCACCGACGGCGGCGGCCCGACCCGGCCCCGTGCGTCCACTCCGTCCGTCACGGCGCGCGGCGGCCGCGGGCTGGCGATCATCACGTCGCTCGCGAGCGACTGGGGCGTCGACGAGTGCGGGGAAGCGGACGGTTCCGTCGCGTCCGGCGGCCCCGGGCGCCGTACGGTCGCGGGCGCGCACGCGGGTGCGCGGCGGCGCGAGGGCGGCGACCGTACGGGAACCCGCAGCGGCGGTACAACGCCGAACGGCAGCGTCCAGAACGGCGTCCAGAACGGCGTCCGGAACGGGGCCGCGCACAACGGCGCCACCCTCAACGGCAGCGCGCCGCACGCCGCCCAGGGCGGCGGATTCGGCCATGGTGCGGGCGCGCCCGAGGAACCGGGCGTGACCGTCTGGGCCGTGCTGACGCCCGGCGAGCGGCTGGGCGGCGCGTACGCGGGACTGGATCTCGCCGAGCTCGACGAGCCGGCGTAA
- a CDS encoding DUF5926 family protein produces the protein MAKKRRPQTKASTPQRTDGDIPVVGAREPCPCGSGRRYKACHGRAAAHAVTELVHRPFEGLPGEVDWVAMRELVPAATAELTLKGGLPADVPAVRLATVLPMAWPALRRDNGEVLIGLQNDTSSGDISRDLADVLQRALTAEPGNPVGAERPDPEGPRLQELLDPDAEFVPEVHEGFEFWLDDAEKATGEVAASLERANSAAIPTARLSGVEGAYWCETPDKNHLRWVMAHPEEKLLDALARLHAAGESALGADTRLVGSFRAHGLTVPVWDLPTTMTSADCEQPAKSFAGRLAEALAVETPLTADERRARSGLTNRQVTLS, from the coding sequence ATGGCCAAGAAGCGCCGCCCCCAGACGAAGGCCAGCACACCGCAGCGGACGGACGGTGACATTCCCGTAGTCGGCGCACGTGAGCCGTGCCCCTGCGGCTCCGGCCGCCGGTACAAGGCATGCCACGGCCGGGCCGCCGCGCACGCCGTGACGGAGCTGGTGCACCGGCCCTTCGAGGGCCTGCCCGGCGAGGTCGACTGGGTCGCGATGCGCGAGCTGGTGCCCGCCGCGACCGCCGAACTCACGCTCAAGGGCGGGCTGCCCGCCGACGTGCCCGCCGTACGGCTCGCCACCGTGCTCCCGATGGCCTGGCCCGCGCTGCGCCGCGACAACGGCGAGGTCCTCATCGGGCTGCAGAACGACACGTCGTCCGGCGACATCAGCCGCGACCTCGCCGACGTGCTGCAGCGCGCCCTCACCGCCGAGCCGGGCAATCCGGTCGGCGCCGAGCGCCCGGACCCCGAGGGGCCGCGACTGCAGGAACTGCTCGATCCGGACGCGGAGTTCGTGCCGGAGGTGCACGAGGGCTTCGAGTTCTGGCTGGACGACGCCGAGAAGGCCACGGGTGAGGTCGCGGCCTCTCTCGAACGCGCAAATTCCGCCGCGATCCCGACTGCTCGCCTCTCCGGCGTGGAAGGGGCGTACTGGTGCGAAACGCCCGACAAGAATCACCTGCGGTGGGTGATGGCGCACCCCGAGGAGAAGCTCCTCGACGCGCTGGCGCGGCTCCACGCCGCCGGCGAGTCGGCACTCGGGGCCGACACGCGGCTCGTGGGCTCGTTCCGCGCGCACGGGCTGACGGTTCCGGTCTGGGATCTGCCGACCACAATGACCTCGGCGGACTGCGAGCAGCCCGCGAAGTCCTTCGCCGGACGGCTGGCGGAGGCGCTGGCCGTCGAGACGCCGCTCACCGCCGACGAGCGGCGTGCGCGCAGCGGGCTCACCAACCGGCAGGTGACGCTCAGCTGA
- a CDS encoding bifunctional DNA primase/polymerase, with protein sequence MREILGRRRMTLSSLRNAALTCATQWQWPVLPGATCGGDQPALACSCGDPGCAVPGAHPSDPVLLAATTDPRMVSWWWTRQPYASLILATGAPVDGGRAPCALSLPAVAGARALAEFDACGVRVGPVAATPTRWTLLVAPYGFEELGELLYAHGSVPSSLRFHSGGGYVALPPGQTGHGQIRWEREPLVERGCGAPWLPRMETLLDVLVETSATVPDPGSTLAY encoded by the coding sequence ATGCGCGAGATCCTCGGAAGGCGACGCATGACCCTGTCATCGCTGCGGAACGCAGCGCTCACTTGCGCGACCCAGTGGCAGTGGCCTGTCCTGCCGGGCGCGACGTGCGGAGGCGACCAGCCCGCGCTGGCCTGCTCCTGCGGCGATCCGGGCTGCGCAGTGCCCGGCGCGCACCCCTCCGACCCCGTACTTCTGGCCGCCACCACCGACCCCCGCATGGTCAGCTGGTGGTGGACGCGGCAGCCGTACGCCTCACTGATCCTGGCCACCGGCGCGCCCGTCGACGGCGGCCGCGCGCCCTGCGCGCTGAGCCTGCCGGCCGTCGCCGGGGCGCGTGCGCTGGCGGAGTTCGACGCGTGCGGCGTACGCGTCGGGCCGGTCGCGGCCACGCCGACGCGCTGGACACTGCTCGTGGCGCCGTACGGCTTCGAGGAGCTCGGCGAGCTCCTCTACGCCCACGGCTCGGTGCCCAGTTCGCTCCGCTTCCACAGCGGCGGCGGGTACGTCGCGCTGCCGCCCGGGCAGACCGGGCACGGCCAGATCCGCTGGGAGCGCGAGCCGTTGGTCGAGCGCGGCTGCGGTGCGCCGTGGCTGCCGCGCATGGAGACGCTCCTGGACGTCCTCGTCGAGACGAGCGCCACGGTCCCGGACCCGGGCAGCACGCTGGCGTACTGA
- a CDS encoding PP2C family protein-serine/threonine phosphatase: MAGISPTLPPPQQTAPVDQLAAVQDRLAGWISDLTTLHDLTERLARTTSIDDAMHELLGAGAALVGARRGLMALAPADGRGPERTVGLGLGPADLGQIETVPRTSTSYTRLLDGLAPANTSNTASTAKSAPSAANGDSGGGSGISGGGSGAEDGANGSTGAGASGDTGSGARSGIAHPDIATDLSLDPRHREVAARLGFGASYAVPVTAHDGTRVGAAVWLYDEPAEPNARQRHLLDLYVRCASELLARHLELTRARADVAAVREELLPSRLPRVPGVRLAVRHRTGPRGGGDWYDALPLPEGALGLAVGGVTGSGPGVMAATGRLRAALRAYAVMEGEDPVAVLSDLELLLRLTEPARSATALFGYAEPATRRVVIAGAGHCPPLITGPWRTEYAETTLSAPLGMLACWEAPSIELTLRQGETLLLYSDGLLHRTGEQTDRAFARLQAAAIAAPADVREDPDALADHVLHTVLPDGRDRADDPEDVVLLAARFG, translated from the coding sequence GTGGCTGGAATCAGCCCGACGCTCCCCCCGCCCCAGCAGACTGCGCCCGTCGACCAGCTCGCCGCCGTCCAGGACAGGCTCGCCGGCTGGATCTCCGACCTCACCACTCTCCACGACCTCACCGAGCGGCTCGCCCGCACGACCAGCATCGATGACGCGATGCACGAGCTGCTGGGCGCGGGCGCCGCGCTCGTCGGCGCCCGGCGCGGTCTGATGGCGCTCGCGCCGGCGGACGGTCGCGGCCCCGAGCGGACGGTCGGACTGGGTCTCGGCCCTGCTGATCTTGGCCAGATCGAGACCGTCCCGCGCACCTCCACCTCGTATACGCGCCTCCTCGACGGACTCGCGCCCGCGAACACCTCAAACACTGCAAGCACCGCGAAGTCCGCCCCCTCCGCCGCCAACGGCGACAGCGGAGGCGGAAGCGGCATCAGCGGTGGCGGCAGCGGCGCGGAAGACGGCGCGAACGGGAGTACGGGTGCCGGCGCGTCCGGTGATACGGGCTCCGGCGCACGCTCCGGTATCGCGCACCCCGACATCGCCACCGACCTCAGCCTCGACCCCCGCCACCGCGAGGTCGCCGCCCGGCTCGGCTTCGGCGCCAGCTACGCGGTCCCGGTCACCGCGCACGACGGCACCCGTGTCGGCGCCGCCGTCTGGCTCTACGACGAGCCCGCCGAGCCCAACGCCCGCCAGCGCCACCTGCTCGACCTCTACGTCCGCTGCGCCAGCGAACTCCTCGCCCGCCACCTCGAGCTCACCCGCGCCCGCGCGGACGTCGCCGCCGTACGCGAGGAGCTGCTGCCCAGCAGGCTGCCGCGGGTGCCGGGGGTGCGGCTGGCCGTACGGCACCGTACGGGGCCACGCGGCGGCGGCGACTGGTACGACGCGCTGCCGCTGCCCGAGGGCGCGCTGGGGCTGGCCGTCGGCGGGGTGACCGGCAGCGGGCCCGGCGTGATGGCGGCAACGGGGCGTCTGCGCGCCGCTCTACGCGCGTATGCGGTGATGGAAGGCGAGGATCCGGTCGCGGTCCTGTCCGATCTGGAGCTGCTGCTGCGGCTGACGGAGCCGGCGCGGTCGGCGACGGCCCTCTTCGGGTACGCGGAGCCGGCCACGCGCCGCGTGGTGATCGCGGGCGCCGGGCACTGCCCGCCGCTGATCACGGGGCCGTGGCGCACGGAGTACGCCGAGACGACGCTGTCCGCGCCGCTGGGCATGCTCGCCTGCTGGGAGGCGCCAAGCATCGAGCTGACGCTGCGGCAGGGCGAGACGCTGCTGCTGTACAGCGACGGGTTGCTGCACCGTACGGGCGAGCAGACCGACCGCGCCTTCGCCCGGCTGCAGGCGGCGGCGATCGCCGCGCCGGCCGATGTACGGGAGGACCCGGACGCGCTGGCCGACCACGTGCTGCACACGGTGCTGCCGGACGGGCGGGACCGGGCGGACGATCCGGAGGACGTCGTCCTGCTGGCCGCGCGCTTCGGCTGA